The following are encoded together in the Cyanobacterium aponinum PCC 10605 genome:
- the kaiC gene encoding circadian clock protein KaiC — protein MSQGAELETDYIEKLETGIPGFDFLAEGGLPKGRATLISGTAGSAKTVFACQFLVEGIKKGENGVFITFEESPKAIRKNMRGFDWNIKEWEENRQWAFVDASPQPGETPMVSGKYDLGALIARIEYAIRKYSAQRVSLDSLGAIFSHLADSAQVRSDLFRLASALRELEVTAIMTAERTEEYGEISRFGVEEFVADNVVILRNVLNDEKRRRTIEILKYRGTDHQKGEYPFTIIKGKGAVIIPLSAIELEQHSSNIRITSGSKELDKMCGGGFFRDSIILVSGATGTGKTLMVTEFMAGGVENNERCLVFAFEESREQLFRNATGWGVDFEKMEKEGKLKVVCRYPETTGLENHLINMKDTIQTFKPNRVAVDSLSALERVSTLKGFREFIIGLTSFIKQQEIGGLFTSTTPTLLGGSSITEAHISTITDSIILLRYVEMYGEMRRGITVLKMRGSMHDKDIREFTIDNRGMHIGHPFRNVTGILAGTPMYTTQSEVERLTNLFDE, from the coding sequence ATGAGTCAAGGTGCAGAATTAGAGACTGACTACATAGAAAAACTAGAAACAGGAATCCCCGGATTTGACTTCTTAGCTGAAGGTGGACTGCCAAAAGGTAGGGCGACTCTCATTTCAGGTACGGCAGGAAGTGCAAAAACCGTCTTTGCTTGTCAATTTTTGGTCGAAGGTATAAAAAAAGGAGAAAACGGAGTATTTATCACCTTTGAAGAATCACCCAAAGCAATTAGAAAAAATATGCGGGGTTTTGATTGGAATATCAAAGAGTGGGAAGAAAATAGACAATGGGCATTCGTTGACGCATCTCCTCAACCCGGTGAAACACCGATGGTAAGCGGAAAATATGATTTAGGTGCTTTAATTGCTCGTATAGAATACGCTATTCGCAAATATTCTGCCCAAAGAGTCTCTCTTGATTCTTTAGGAGCTATTTTCAGTCATCTTGCTGATAGTGCCCAAGTCAGAAGTGATTTATTCCGTTTAGCATCTGCGCTTAGAGAATTAGAAGTAACAGCTATTATGACGGCTGAACGTACAGAAGAATATGGGGAAATTAGTCGCTTTGGCGTAGAGGAATTCGTTGCTGATAATGTGGTGATTTTACGCAATGTGTTGAATGATGAAAAACGCCGTCGCACGATCGAAATTCTTAAATATAGAGGCACAGATCACCAAAAAGGTGAATATCCTTTTACCATCATTAAAGGTAAAGGAGCAGTAATTATACCCTTATCTGCGATCGAACTTGAGCAACATTCTTCTAACATACGCATTACATCAGGCAGTAAAGAACTAGATAAAATGTGCGGTGGAGGATTTTTCCGAGACTCCATTATTCTCGTATCTGGGGCAACAGGTACAGGTAAAACCTTAATGGTGACAGAATTTATGGCCGGTGGAGTTGAAAATAATGAACGTTGTTTAGTATTTGCCTTTGAAGAAAGTAGAGAACAATTATTCAGAAATGCCACTGGTTGGGGAGTGGACTTTGAAAAAATGGAAAAAGAAGGCAAATTAAAAGTTGTCTGTCGCTATCCTGAAACCACTGGTTTAGAAAATCATCTCATCAATATGAAAGATACTATCCAAACCTTTAAACCTAATCGGGTTGCTGTGGATAGTCTCAGTGCTTTAGAAAGGGTATCTACCCTAAAAGGATTTAGAGAATTTATTATTGGTTTAACCTCTTTTATCAAACAACAAGAAATCGGCGGTTTATTCACTTCTACTACTCCCACTCTTTTAGGTGGTTCATCCATTACAGAAGCCCATATTTCCACTATTACCGACTCTATAATTCTTTTACGCTATGTGGAAATGTACGGAGAAATGCGTCGAGGTATCACTGTTTTAAAAATGCGTGGTTCAATGCACGATAAAGATATTAGAGAGTTTACCATTGATAATAGAGGTATGCACATTGGTCATCCTTTCCGGAATGTAACAGGTATTTTAGCAGGTACACCCATGTACACCACTCAATCTGAAGTAGAACGTCTTACTAATCTATTTGACGAATAA
- a CDS encoding ABC transporter permease, which produces MFYIIKRLLQGLLTLLLASILSFAIIQLAPGDYLDNLRQNPTISQETIEELKIRFGLDKSAIEQYWLWFKQVITHFDFGESFVYSRSVSSLILERIPATLLLACSSIIITWAIALPLGIISAVKQNTFTDRFLRVISYFGQGFPSFITALLLLILAQYLSPLFPVGGMTSINHAELSTGGKILDIAWHMILPTIALSITSFAGLQRLTRGQLLDVLRQDYIQTARAKGLPENKVIYVHALRNAINPLITLLGFEFASLLSGSFIAEYFFNWPGLGRLILQAVQAQDLYLVMASLMMGATMLIIGNLFADILLTVVDPRIRLDNLD; this is translated from the coding sequence ATGTTTTACATTATCAAAAGATTACTGCAAGGATTATTAACCTTATTGTTAGCATCTATACTAAGTTTTGCAATTATTCAACTAGCCCCCGGAGACTATTTAGATAATTTACGACAAAATCCAACCATATCTCAAGAAACCATTGAAGAATTAAAAATTCGTTTTGGATTAGATAAATCAGCGATTGAGCAGTATTGGTTATGGTTTAAACAAGTGATTACTCATTTTGACTTTGGAGAAAGTTTTGTTTACTCCCGCTCTGTTTCGAGTTTAATTTTAGAGCGTATTCCAGCCACTTTACTGTTGGCTTGTTCTTCTATCATTATTACTTGGGCGATCGCACTTCCTCTTGGAATTATTAGTGCAGTCAAACAAAATACATTTACTGATCGATTTCTGAGGGTTATCAGTTACTTTGGTCAAGGATTTCCTAGCTTTATCACCGCTTTATTACTATTAATTTTGGCTCAATATCTTTCCCCTTTATTTCCCGTAGGAGGTATGACAAGTATCAACCATGCAGAGTTATCAACAGGGGGAAAAATTCTTGACATAGCATGGCATATGATATTACCCACCATTGCCTTAAGCATAACCAGTTTTGCAGGATTACAAAGACTGACCAGAGGGCAACTCCTAGATGTTTTAAGACAAGACTACATTCAAACAGCCAGAGCCAAGGGTTTACCAGAAAATAAAGTTATTTACGTCCATGCGTTACGCAATGCTATCAATCCATTAATCACCTTATTAGGCTTTGAATTTGCCAGTTTATTGAGTGGTTCATTCATTGCTGAATACTTTTTTAACTGGCCCGGGTTAGGTCGCCTAATCTTACAAGCAGTACAAGCTCAAGACCTATATTTAGTCATGGCAAGTCTGATGATGGGGGCAACAATGCTGATCATTGGTAATCTTTTCGCCGATATATTATTAACTGTTGTCGATCCTCGTATTCGATTGGATAATCTTGATTAG
- a CDS encoding gamma-glutamylcyclotransferase family protein — protein MLKVFVYGTLKPSGKYYKIYCQGKTINEVKCWTKGKLYDLPLGYPAMTEGEEKVYGYLLSFASFKHLSNLDKLEGYTGIDNSPLNEYERRKITVYNDDNQPIDEAWCYFMKDSAIASLNGVFLPSGWWQLKISN, from the coding sequence ATGTTAAAAGTTTTTGTTTATGGCACATTAAAACCCTCTGGAAAATACTATAAAATTTATTGTCAAGGAAAAACCATTAATGAGGTGAAGTGTTGGACAAAAGGCAAATTATATGATTTACCTCTGGGTTATCCTGCAATGACTGAAGGGGAAGAAAAAGTTTATGGTTATCTATTATCTTTCGCTTCTTTTAAACACTTAAGTAATCTTGATAAGTTGGAGGGTTATACAGGAATTGATAATTCCCCCTTAAATGAGTATGAACGGCGAAAAATAACTGTCTATAATGATGATAATCAACCCATAGATGAGGCTTGGTGCTATTTTATGAAAGATAGTGCGATCGCATCTTTGAATGGTGTTTTTTTACCCTCTGGATGGTGGCAATTAAAAATTAGTAATTAA
- a CDS encoding glutamyl-tRNA reductase, with protein MNIVVVGLSHKTAAVEVREKLSIPEAKIEDSIRHLLTYPHIEEVAIISTCNRLEIYAVVKETEQGVKEITQFLAEIGNLALLELRRHLFILLHQDAIRHLMRVAAGLESLVLGEGQILAQVKTTHKLGMKYNGMSRLLDRLFKQAISAGKRVRTETNIGTGAVSISSAAVELVDTKIEDLSSQKVTIIGAGKMSRLLVQHLLAKGVEDIIIVNRSHNRSQELAKQFPQANLKLNLLEDMMTMVAQSDIVFTSTGATQPILDKNNLSSLSINHSLMLVDISVPRNVASDVTELEFIKSYNVDDLKAVVAQNHASRREMAREAENLLEEEIEAFELWWQSLETVPTISCLRSKIEQIREQELEKALSRLGSEFAEKHQEVIEALTRGIVNKILHDPMVQLRTQKDIEARRKALHTLQTLFDLEVSEQLI; from the coding sequence ATGAATATTGTAGTAGTAGGACTTTCTCACAAAACTGCCGCAGTGGAAGTAAGAGAAAAATTGAGTATTCCTGAAGCGAAAATAGAAGACTCCATTCGTCATTTACTCACTTACCCCCACATAGAAGAAGTTGCAATCATTAGCACTTGTAACCGCTTAGAAATTTATGCTGTAGTCAAAGAAACAGAACAAGGGGTAAAAGAAATAACCCAATTTTTGGCAGAAATAGGTAATTTAGCCTTATTAGAGTTACGTCGTCACTTATTCATTCTTCTTCATCAAGATGCTATTCGTCACTTAATGCGTGTTGCCGCCGGATTAGAAAGTTTAGTTTTAGGGGAAGGGCAAATTCTTGCACAAGTAAAAACAACCCATAAACTAGGAATGAAATATAATGGTATGAGTAGATTGCTCGATCGCCTCTTTAAACAAGCAATTAGTGCAGGGAAAAGAGTTCGTACAGAAACCAATATTGGTACTGGTGCAGTATCTATTAGCTCAGCGGCGGTGGAATTAGTCGATACAAAAATAGAAGATTTATCCTCCCAGAAAGTTACCATTATCGGTGCAGGAAAAATGTCCCGTTTATTGGTTCAACATCTCTTAGCAAAAGGAGTTGAGGATATTATAATCGTTAATCGCTCCCACAATCGTTCTCAAGAATTAGCAAAACAATTTCCCCAAGCCAATTTAAAGCTAAACCTCCTTGAAGATATGATGACTATGGTTGCTCAATCTGATATAGTGTTTACCAGTACAGGAGCAACTCAACCAATTCTCGATAAAAATAATCTTTCCTCTCTATCCATTAATCATTCACTGATGTTAGTTGATATATCAGTACCGAGAAATGTAGCTAGTGACGTAACAGAACTAGAATTTATTAAATCCTATAATGTGGATGATTTAAAGGCGGTAGTAGCACAAAATCACGCCAGTCGCCGAGAAATGGCAAGGGAAGCTGAAAACTTATTAGAAGAAGAAATAGAAGCCTTTGAACTATGGTGGCAATCTTTAGAAACTGTACCAACTATTAGCTGTTTAAGAAGTAAAATAGAGCAAATCCGGGAGCAGGAATTAGAGAAAGCCTTATCGAGATTAGGTTCTGAGTTTGCAGAAAAACATCAAGAGGTAATTGAAGCCTTAACCAGAGGTATTGTGAATAAAATATTACATGATCCAATGGTACAATTACGAACCCAAAAAGACATCGAAGCCCGAAGAAAAGCATTACATACCTTACAAACTTTGTTTGATCTTGAAGTATCTGAGCAGTTAATCTAA
- a CDS encoding TRAP transporter large permease codes for MSYDWLGLLMFVGALVFLSSGYPVAFSLGGVALIFALIGSLLGVFDPIFLTAMPSRIFGIMSNYTLLAIPYFIFLGSMLETTGIAEKLLETMGILFGRMRGGLALAVVVVGALLAATTGVVAATVVAMGLISLPIMLRYGYNKQLATGVIAASGTLGQIIPPSVVLVVLADQLGLPVGDLFIGSLIPGLLMAGVFAAHVLIVAWLRPDCAPALPLEVRKISGKQLWVRVTQAMFPPLILIFLVLGSIFWGIATPTEAGAIGSFGAMILAMLNGRLTWQMVLKACKSTMLITTMVMFILLGSTAFSLVFRGIGGDRIIEELLVNLPGGVWGFLAVNMLLIFILGFFIDFFEIAFIVIPLFAPAAQLLGIDLLWYGVILGANLQTSFLTPPFGFALFYLRGVAPPEVSTEDIYKGAIPFILLQLFVLILIIIFPALVNFLPSLSSAN; via the coding sequence ATGTCTTATGATTGGCTAGGTTTGTTAATGTTTGTTGGGGCATTAGTATTCCTTTCTTCGGGCTACCCTGTGGCGTTTTCCTTGGGGGGAGTTGCCCTTATTTTTGCCTTGATTGGTAGTTTATTGGGCGTTTTTGATCCCATTTTTCTGACGGCAATGCCTTCTCGTATTTTTGGAATTATGTCTAATTATACTTTGTTGGCAATTCCTTATTTTATTTTTCTCGGCTCAATGTTAGAAACTACGGGGATAGCTGAGAAATTATTGGAAACGATGGGAATTTTATTCGGCAGGATGAGGGGGGGATTAGCTTTAGCGGTGGTGGTGGTGGGGGCTTTATTAGCGGCTACAACGGGGGTGGTTGCGGCTACGGTGGTAGCTATGGGCTTGATTTCTTTACCGATTATGTTACGTTATGGCTACAACAAGCAATTAGCAACAGGAGTGATTGCGGCTAGTGGCACTTTGGGGCAGATTATTCCTCCTAGTGTAGTCCTTGTGGTGTTGGCGGATCAACTGGGTTTACCGGTGGGAGATTTGTTTATTGGTTCTTTAATTCCGGGGTTATTGATGGCGGGGGTTTTTGCGGCTCATGTGCTGATTGTAGCATGGTTAAGACCTGATTGCGCCCCAGCTTTGCCTTTGGAGGTGAGAAAAATCAGTGGGAAACAGTTGTGGGTTAGGGTTACTCAGGCTATGTTTCCTCCTCTAATTTTAATCTTTTTAGTTTTAGGTAGTATTTTTTGGGGTATTGCTACTCCCACAGAAGCGGGTGCGATCGGATCTTTTGGTGCTATGATTTTAGCAATGTTGAATGGGCGTTTAACTTGGCAAATGGTGCTTAAGGCTTGTAAGTCAACTATGTTGATTACCACAATGGTTATGTTTATTTTGCTCGGTTCTACTGCTTTTAGTTTAGTATTTAGGGGTATAGGAGGCGATCGCATTATTGAAGAATTATTGGTAAACTTACCCGGTGGAGTATGGGGATTTTTAGCCGTTAATATGTTGTTGATTTTTATCCTTGGCTTTTTTATCGACTTTTTTGAAATCGCATTCATTGTTATCCCATTATTTGCCCCTGCCGCTCAACTTTTAGGAATTGATTTGCTATGGTATGGAGTTATTTTAGGTGCTAATTTACAAACCTCCTTTCTTACTCCCCCTTTCGGTTTTGCCCTCTTTTATTTAAGGGGAGTCGCTCCTCCTGAAGTTTCCACAGAAGATATATACAAAGGTGCAATACCTTTTATTTTATTGCAATTATTCGTTTTAATCCTAATAATCATTTTTCCTGCCCTTGTTAATTTCTTGCCTTCTTTATCCTCGGCAAATTAA
- a CDS encoding phycocyanobilin:ferredoxin oxidoreductase has protein sequence MVNISSDLKDRLHPLINQLAETIITTWQENLSLSPYQLPEGLGYVEGKLEGERLTIENRCYQTTQFRKMHLELAKVGTNLDILHCVMFPHVNYPLPMFGCDIVAGKAGISAAIVDLSPTNAEKNLAEDYNNALSALENSQFSDVRDLPVWGDIFSPFCLFIRPANEEEEIQFLNRVRDFLTIHCQIAEKSQSVSDEEKLIYWEGQKNYCSQQQQNDKTRRVLEKAFGEEWAENYMTSVLFDLPSLT, from the coding sequence ATGGTTAATATTTCCTCTGATTTAAAAGATAGATTGCATCCTTTAATTAATCAATTGGCGGAAACAATTATTACAACATGGCAAGAAAACCTTTCTCTCTCACCCTACCAACTACCAGAAGGATTAGGATATGTTGAAGGAAAATTAGAAGGAGAAAGACTAACCATTGAAAATCGTTGCTATCAAACCACCCAATTTCGGAAAATGCACTTAGAATTAGCTAAGGTGGGAACTAATTTAGATATTCTTCATTGTGTTATGTTTCCTCACGTCAATTATCCTCTGCCTATGTTTGGTTGTGACATCGTAGCAGGAAAAGCGGGAATTAGTGCCGCCATTGTTGATTTATCTCCTACTAATGCTGAAAAAAATCTTGCTGAAGATTACAATAATGCCTTATCTGCCTTAGAAAATTCTCAATTCAGTGATGTAAGAGATTTACCTGTTTGGGGTGATATTTTTTCCCCTTTTTGTTTATTCATTCGCCCTGCAAATGAAGAGGAGGAAATACAATTTTTAAATCGTGTTCGAGATTTTTTAACTATTCATTGCCAAATTGCCGAAAAGTCTCAATCTGTTTCCGATGAAGAAAAATTAATTTATTGGGAAGGACAAAAAAACTATTGCAGTCAACAACAGCAAAACGATAAAACTCGACGAGTCTTAGAAAAAGCCTTTGGGGAAGAATGGGCAGAAAATTATATGACTTCAGTGTTATTTGATTTACCATCATTAACTTAG
- the xth gene encoding exodeoxyribonuclease III — MKIATWNVNSIRTRQEHVKNWLLEHDIDIICLQETKVIDQDFPVETFNDIGYKTYIYGQKSYNGVAIFSKKPLDKIDYGFSGILEKNADNLDEQKRVISGVFNNIRIVNLYVPNGNSVGSEKYEYKLTWLKKLSEYLIELKDKHSEEILVCGDFNIALEDIDIYNPKGKKDHIMASIPERDSLTNIMDLGFRDAFRKFTQEGNHYSWWDYRHGGFSKNRGWRIDHIYLTSSLYEKASNCYIDINPRKLEKPSDHAPVVCEFPS; from the coding sequence ATGAAAATAGCAACATGGAATGTTAACTCTATTAGAACTAGACAAGAACACGTAAAAAACTGGTTATTAGAACATGATATTGATATTATTTGTTTACAAGAAACAAAAGTTATAGATCAAGATTTTCCTGTAGAAACTTTTAATGATATAGGTTACAAAACTTATATATATGGTCAAAAATCTTATAATGGAGTAGCTATTTTTAGTAAAAAACCTCTGGATAAAATTGACTATGGTTTCTCTGGAATATTAGAGAAAAATGCTGATAATTTAGATGAGCAAAAAAGAGTAATTAGTGGTGTTTTTAATAATATTAGAATCGTTAACTTATACGTACCTAATGGTAATTCTGTTGGCTCTGAAAAATACGAGTATAAACTAACTTGGCTAAAAAAATTATCAGAGTATTTAATAGAGCTAAAAGATAAACATAGCGAAGAAATTTTAGTCTGTGGAGACTTTAATATAGCTTTAGAAGATATAGATATTTATAATCCTAAGGGGAAAAAAGATCACATCATGGCTTCTATTCCCGAAAGAGATTCTTTAACCAACATCATGGATTTAGGCTTTAGAGATGCGTTTCGTAAGTTTACTCAAGAGGGAAATCATTACAGTTGGTGGGATTATCGTCATGGTGGTTTCAGTAAAAATAGAGGGTGGCGTATTGATCATATTTACTTAACCAGTAGTCTTTATGAAAAAGCTAGTAATTGTTATATAGATATTAATCCTAGGAAATTAGAAAAACCCAGTGACCATGCTCCTGTAGTATGTGAATTTCCAAGCTAA
- a CDS encoding choice-of-anchor Q domain-containing protein: MADETILLNVTTTEDQNDGSSFQGLSLRDAILIANADPDNHYTINLPAGTYNLTIKNVLLPTTDTSADAATLFQSRLATGDLDIIGNITIIGEDPENTIIDAESLTQPLPPDDSTNPFPDDPPVITPTIGDRVFDVLSGERSGKTLQDGSPANGNLNLQNVTIKKGAMTEENIDATFAGGTVNGGVLNVDLNAQAIITNSIITDSSTTLQGGGINNSGTLTLEKTIVSGHNSGDNAGGIYNTGIMTIRDSAIINNLADAAAPDIIEGGGGGILNEAGATLIMVNTTVSGNRSASDDGNDPPGGPGDGGGGILSRGTTRIINSTIVNNAAQVGSGIYSETTTANTILYNTIVGNNNGSPDLDGFFDSRSGFNLVSNANGSILDAKNGNIVGGDTTQRIDLKIGPLQDNGGPTPTHALLPGSLAINAGDTEQVNILFYFPDDPPLDQRGSERISDGRIDIGSYEVFVETTGGQETVDNSSTPDTTTTGVNNNTGSENPETNNPDTTTTGVNNNTGSENPETNNPDTTTTGVNNNTGSENPETNPDTTTTGVNENSETETGSETNPDTTTTGVNENSDTETDSETTTNIPDNSNPEVVGSETTDSLLNDPFYRFQNSDRAGTYLYVGAEERTDILNNYSPPFIEEGFAFNVSYQQQDGLIRFNRFQSMETPGTYLFASEEESVSIRQNHSNTFDEEGIAFYAYGADAGIGQDVFRYQSKVNPGTYLFVLEAEKNTIDSQHASDFTYEGVAFEVIV; encoded by the coding sequence ATGGCAGACGAAACTATATTGTTAAATGTCACGACCACTGAGGATCAAAATGACGGTAGTAGTTTTCAGGGTTTATCTTTAAGGGATGCTATTCTTATCGCTAATGCTGATCCTGACAACCATTACACAATTAATCTTCCTGCAGGAACATATAATCTAACAATTAAAAATGTTTTATTACCAACTACTGATACCAGTGCAGATGCAGCGACTTTATTTCAAAGCCGTTTAGCAACAGGTGACTTGGATATTATTGGTAATATCACCATTATTGGGGAAGATCCAGAAAATACCATTATTGATGCCGAGTCTTTAACTCAACCCTTACCCCCTGATGATAGTACAAATCCTTTTCCTGATGATCCTCCAGTTATTACCCCAACTATAGGCGATCGCGTCTTTGATGTTTTATCAGGAGAGCGATCAGGCAAAACCTTACAAGATGGAAGTCCTGCTAATGGTAATTTAAATCTTCAAAATGTCACCATTAAAAAAGGTGCGATGACAGAAGAAAATATAGATGCGACCTTTGCAGGAGGGACGGTAAATGGTGGAGTGTTAAATGTTGATTTGAATGCTCAAGCTATCATTACTAATAGTATCATTACCGATAGTTCTACCACTCTACAAGGAGGAGGAATAAATAACTCTGGTACTTTAACTTTAGAAAAAACCATTGTTAGCGGTCACAATTCTGGGGATAATGCAGGAGGAATCTACAACACTGGCATTATGACCATTCGAGATAGTGCCATTATTAATAACTTAGCAGACGCAGCCGCCCCCGATATAATCGAAGGTGGTGGCGGGGGTATTCTCAACGAAGCAGGGGCAACTCTGATTATGGTTAATACTACTGTTTCTGGAAATCGTAGTGCTTCAGATGATGGCAATGATCCCCCCGGCGGTCCGGGTGATGGTGGTGGTGGCATTTTGTCCAGAGGAACTACCCGTATTATCAACTCAACCATTGTCAACAATGCGGCTCAAGTAGGTTCAGGTATTTATTCAGAAACAACTACTGCCAACACAATTTTATATAACACCATAGTAGGGAATAATAATGGCAGTCCAGACTTAGACGGGTTTTTTGACTCCCGTAGCGGATTTAATTTAGTTAGCAACGCAAATGGCTCAATTCTTGATGCTAAAAATGGCAATATTGTTGGTGGTGATACAACTCAACGTATCGATCTAAAAATAGGTCCTTTACAAGACAATGGTGGTCCTACTCCCACTCATGCACTATTACCCGGCAGTCTAGCTATTAATGCAGGAGATACTGAACAGGTTAATATTCTATTCTATTTTCCCGATGATCCACCACTAGATCAAAGAGGTTCAGAAAGAATTAGTGATGGCAGAATCGATATTGGTTCTTATGAAGTTTTTGTTGAAACAACAGGAGGTCAAGAAACAGTAGATAATTCGTCAACTCCCGACACTACCACTACTGGAGTAAATAATAATACGGGGTCAGAAAATCCTGAAACTAACAACCCTGATACTACCACCACTGGGGTAAATAATAACACGGGGTCAGAAAATCCTGAAACTAACAACCCTGATACTACTACCACTGGGGTAAATAATAACACGGGGTCAGAAAATCCTGAAACTAACCCTGACACTACTACCACTGGAGTAAATGAAAATAGTGAAACAGAAACCGGTTCTGAAACTAACCCTGACACTACTACCACTGGGGTAAATGAAAATAGTGACACGGAAACTGATTCTGAAACAACTACAAATATCCCTGATAACAGCAATCCAGAAGTAGTAGGAAGTGAAACAACAGACTCATTATTAAATGATCCTTTCTATCGTTTTCAAAACAGCGATCGCGCTGGCACTTATCTATATGTAGGAGCAGAAGAACGCACCGATATTCTTAATAATTATTCACCTCCTTTTATAGAAGAAGGATTCGCATTCAATGTGTCTTATCAACAACAAGATGGATTAATTCGCTTTAATCGCTTCCAAAGCATGGAAACCCCCGGTACTTACTTATTTGCCAGTGAAGAAGAAAGCGTTAGTATTCGTCAAAATCATTCAAACACATTTGATGAAGAAGGTATTGCTTTCTATGCTTATGGTGCTGATGCTGGTATCGGACAAGATGTATTCCGTTATCAAAGTAAGGTTAACCCCGGTACTTACTTATTTGTTTTAGAAGCTGAGAAAAATACTATTGACTCTCAACATGCTTCCGATTTCACCTATGAAGGGGTTGCTTTTGAAGTTATTGTTTAA
- a CDS encoding queuosine precursor transporter has translation MKQNFSSHQETIFLILSAIFIGCLICSNLIIQKFFTANIFSLNFELSVGIIPYPITFLCTDLISEIYGKNKANQVVIAGFISSLFILLIMTIANTVEAVSWSPISQETFNQVFGLFTPAVIASLLAYLVAQFVDIRMFHFWKNLTEGKHLWLRNNGSTIVSQLIDTSLVLFVLCIFGVIAWDKFSDLFLNGFTFKLLFALADTPFFYLGVWLIQPKLVQE, from the coding sequence ATGAAACAAAATTTTTCCTCTCACCAAGAAACTATATTCCTAATTTTGTCCGCCATTTTTATCGGTTGTTTAATATGCTCTAATCTAATCATTCAAAAGTTTTTTACAGCTAACATATTTTCTCTCAATTTTGAACTTTCAGTTGGTATTATTCCCTATCCTATTACTTTTCTCTGTACAGATTTAATTTCAGAAATTTACGGTAAAAATAAAGCAAATCAAGTAGTAATTGCAGGTTTTATAAGTAGCCTTTTCATTTTACTAATTATGACTATTGCCAACACAGTAGAAGCCGTGTCATGGTCTCCCATTAGTCAGGAAACATTTAATCAAGTATTTGGCTTATTTACACCAGCAGTAATCGCATCGTTATTAGCTTATTTAGTGGCTCAATTCGTTGACATTAGAATGTTTCATTTTTGGAAAAATTTAACAGAAGGAAAACATTTATGGCTAAGGAATAATGGTTCAACAATTGTTTCTCAGCTTATTGATACTAGCTTAGTTTTATTCGTTTTATGTATTTTTGGCGTTATAGCTTGGGATAAGTTTTCAGATTTATTTCTTAACGGTTTCACTTTTAAATTATTATTTGCCCTAGCAGATACTCCTTTTTTTTACTTAGGTGTATGGTTAATTCAGCCTAAATTAGTTCAGGAGTAA